CATCCTACATGGGCTTCGCTGTTTCTGCATTGCTTTCCCAAGCCCTAGCAAATGAAGGCCGTTACGGTATCGCCTTGACAGGAGATGGTTCCTTTATGATGAACCCACAAATTTTGATTGATGGCATTCAGCATGGTGTACATGGAACTATTTTGTTACTCGATAATCGTCGAATGGCAGCGATCAGCCAATTGCAAGAAGCCCAATACGGTTGTGCTTATCGAACAAATGATTTGGTAGAAGTGGACTATGTGAAGATGGCTCAATCCATAAAAGGCATTCGAGCGTTTTGGGGAGGTACTGATCTTGAGGATTTGAAAAAGGTGTTAGTTGAAGCCTGTGCTCACCAAGGCCTCAGCCTGATTCAGGTACCAGTTTACCATGGGCCTAACCCACTTGGAAGTATGGGAGCACATGGAAGCTGGAACGTTGGAAACTGGTGTGAGGAAGTCCAGCAGAAGTATATTGAAACAATGATTTAAATTATCTTGAAAGTAGTTTTATGGCTAGGGTTTGAACAGAGAATGGTATTTAAACTAAAATTTCAAAAAAATGATCTTCACTAATTACCCTGAGACACCAATGTACGAAAATTTTGGGCTTTTAATCGGTGGAAGATGGCAATCAGCTAGCGATCGAGAAATATCTGTTGTGAGTCCTGCTACAGAGCAACAGATAGGGACTATTCCAGCAGCTACAAGAGACGATATTGAAAGAACTTTAGTCACCTGTCAGCAAGCAGGTTTAGAATGGAGAAAAACTTCTGCTTGGTCACGTGCAGCTATTTTGCGTCGCACAGCTGATCTAATCAGATCTCGTGTCGATGAAATTGCAAAATTAATGAGTACTGAAACAGGTAAACCTCTTGTTGAAGCGAAAGCAGAGGCAGGAGCCAGTGCAGATCAGTTTGAGTGGTATAGTGAGGAGGGTAAACGAGCATATGGCAAAATCATTCCAGCTAGGTTGCCAGATGAACGCCTTTCAGTCGTCTACCAGCCAGTGGGTCCCTGCCTAGCACTGTCAGCGTGGAATTTTCCGTTGTTGTTACCAGCTCGTAAAATTGCTGCTGCACTTGCTGCTGGTTGTCCGGTCATCTCACGTCCTGCCTCAGAAGCACCTGGGTCTTGTTTTGCTCTCGGTCAAGCTTTAATTGATTCAGGTTTGCCTGCAGGAGTCTTTTCAATTCTTACTGGTGATCCCAATCCAATGGTAGGAGATTTGATTTCTTCACCGATTATCAGAAAGGTCTCGCTGACAGGTTCAGTAACTGTTGGAAGAGAAATCCTACGCCAGTGTGCTGAGGGCATAAAGAAAGTCACAATGGAACTGGGTGGCCATGCCCCAGTCATTGTTTATCCGGATTTTGACCCTATTGCTGCTGCAAAAAAATTGGCTACTTCAAAATTCCGCAATTGTGGTCAGGTCTGTATTTCACCCTCAAGGTTCTATGTTCACCATTCCATTATCGAACCTTTTGCCAAAGCTTTTGTTGAGGTTGCTAAAAATCTGAAAACCGGCAGTGGTCTCGATGAAGAGGTTACAACTGGACCAATGATTCGAGAAAGATCCCTAAAAAATGCACTCTCACTCATTTCTGATGCACAAGCAAAAGGAGCAGAGTTGATCCTTGGTGGGAACCGAGATGCAAACCATAAAACTGGATATTTTTTGGAACCAACAGTGCTAGTTAATGTCCCCACAGAAGCTAGAATCATGATCGAGGAACCTTTTGCTCCTGTGGCTCCCATAACAAGTTTTGATCGATTTGAGGAGGTAATCAAATTAGCCAATTCAACCCCTTTTGGTCTGGCTTCTTACATTTTCACACATGACTCTGCATTAGCTGAGCAGACTGCTCAGGCTTTAGAATCAG
The SAR324 cluster bacterium DNA segment above includes these coding regions:
- a CDS encoding NAD-dependent succinate-semialdehyde dehydrogenase gives rise to the protein MYENFGLLIGGRWQSASDREISVVSPATEQQIGTIPAATRDDIERTLVTCQQAGLEWRKTSAWSRAAILRRTADLIRSRVDEIAKLMSTETGKPLVEAKAEAGASADQFEWYSEEGKRAYGKIIPARLPDERLSVVYQPVGPCLALSAWNFPLLLPARKIAAALAAGCPVISRPASEAPGSCFALGQALIDSGLPAGVFSILTGDPNPMVGDLISSPIIRKVSLTGSVTVGREILRQCAEGIKKVTMELGGHAPVIVYPDFDPIAAAKKLATSKFRNCGQVCISPSRFYVHHSIIEPFAKAFVEVAKNLKTGSGLDEEVTTGPMIRERSLKNALSLISDAQAKGAELILGGNRDANHKTGYFLEPTVLVNVPTEARIMIEEPFAPVAPITSFDRFEEVIKLANSTPFGLASYIFTHDSALAEQTAQALESGMVGINETLLATAEAPFGGIKESGFGREGGSLGIFDYMVPKYIRHHLAKGSVDV